A single genomic interval of Flavobacteriales bacterium harbors:
- a CDS encoding TonB-dependent receptor, translating to MRNPFACLALLLGAGMQAQEQAVLQGRITDTASGIGLIGVNVLAGPGKGTATDANGDYRLSLDAGERSITFTLLGYANETRSVVLVGGQETRLDVAMRASATQLDMVVVTAGKFEQRVGEVSQSLSVLRPEVIQNKNITNVNEVLGQVPGVVIIDEDPQIRAGSGFSYGAGSRVMVLVDDLPVLSGDIGRTSWSIVPTENVEQIEVIKGASSVLYGSAALSGVINVRTAYPREEPMTRVNAFAGVYDTPRNKEARPRTDRPAFLGGTNFFHSQRFGQWDVVLGGNLVWDEGFLGPESVGKDTLNRDDPKYSTPAGYDHRVRVNGGVRYRHKKVKGLNYGVNANAIRADNTSVFIWDDAGDNIYRAENGTVTNTQGMQYYVDPYVNYLSDKQTRHSLRGRYFNQKFDNSGNQSNASHFLYGEYQAQQRVDIWGETVLTGGIVAQRTRSVALLYSGNPDGDDENTATNTAAYLQVDKKLIKERLALSAGVRYESFSVNEDQQAVPVFRAGGTYRVLKGTFVRASYGQGFRFPTIGERFIRTNVGQLNIYPNPDLEPEESWNAEAGIKQGFRIGGFTGYFDAVYFQQEYSRYIEFTFGQWAVPTFTNFAGLGFKSVNTGNARVSGVELELAGKGKVGAVDLMVLAGYTWSKPITTTPDEVYAQPVIQGYPPSTYRNTSYDASDDLLKFRVEHLLRVDVQAEWRRLNAGFSVRYNSHVRNIDKVFVDLDESAVELTALRTGVGEWMATRRSGDTVLDARVGVRVGANNRVSMVVNNLTNLTYAIRPLSVEAPRSFQLQFSRSI from the coding sequence ATGAGGAACCCCTTCGCCTGCCTTGCCCTGCTGCTCGGGGCCGGCATGCAGGCCCAAGAGCAGGCCGTCCTGCAGGGCCGCATCACCGACACCGCTTCGGGCATCGGCCTGATCGGTGTGAACGTGCTCGCCGGGCCCGGAAAGGGCACCGCCACCGACGCCAACGGCGATTACCGCCTGTCCCTGGACGCCGGGGAGCGGTCCATCACCTTCACCCTGCTCGGCTATGCCAATGAGACCCGCAGCGTGGTCCTTGTGGGAGGGCAGGAGACCCGTCTGGACGTGGCCATGCGCGCCTCGGCCACGCAATTGGACATGGTGGTGGTGACCGCGGGCAAGTTCGAACAGCGCGTGGGGGAGGTGAGCCAGAGCCTCAGCGTGCTGCGCCCCGAGGTGATCCAGAACAAGAACATCACCAACGTGAACGAGGTGCTGGGGCAGGTCCCCGGCGTGGTGATCATCGACGAGGACCCGCAGATCCGCGCCGGCAGCGGCTTCAGCTACGGGGCCGGCAGCCGGGTGATGGTGCTGGTGGACGACCTGCCCGTGCTGAGCGGCGACATCGGCCGCACCTCCTGGAGCATCGTGCCCACCGAGAACGTGGAGCAGATCGAGGTGATCAAGGGCGCCAGCAGCGTGCTCTACGGCAGTGCCGCGCTCAGCGGGGTCATCAACGTGCGCACCGCGTATCCCCGCGAAGAGCCCATGACCCGGGTGAACGCGTTCGCCGGCGTGTATGACACCCCGCGGAACAAGGAGGCGCGGCCGCGCACCGACCGCCCGGCGTTCCTCGGAGGCACCAACTTCTTCCACAGCCAGCGGTTCGGCCAATGGGATGTGGTGCTCGGCGGCAACCTGGTGTGGGACGAAGGGTTCCTGGGCCCCGAATCGGTGGGCAAGGACACGCTGAACCGCGACGACCCCAAGTACAGCACGCCCGCAGGCTACGACCACCGCGTGCGGGTGAACGGCGGGGTGCGCTACCGGCACAAGAAGGTCAAAGGCCTCAACTACGGCGTCAACGCCAACGCCATCCGGGCGGATAACACCAGCGTGTTCATTTGGGATGATGCGGGCGACAACATCTACCGCGCGGAGAACGGCACGGTGACCAACACGCAGGGGATGCAGTACTACGTGGACCCCTACGTGAACTACCTGAGCGACAAGCAGACGCGCCACAGCCTGCGCGGCCGCTACTTCAACCAGAAGTTCGACAACAGCGGGAACCAGAGCAACGCCAGCCACTTCCTCTACGGGGAGTATCAGGCCCAGCAGCGCGTGGACATCTGGGGCGAGACGGTGCTCACCGGCGGCATCGTGGCGCAGCGCACCCGCTCGGTGGCCCTGTTGTACAGCGGAAACCCCGATGGCGATGATGAGAACACCGCCACCAACACCGCCGCCTACCTCCAGGTGGACAAGAAGCTGATCAAGGAACGGCTGGCGTTGAGCGCAGGTGTGCGCTACGAGAGCTTCTCGGTGAACGAGGACCAGCAGGCCGTGCCTGTGTTCCGTGCGGGGGGCACCTACCGGGTGCTGAAGGGCACCTTCGTGCGGGCCAGCTATGGGCAGGGCTTCCGCTTCCCCACCATCGGCGAGCGCTTCATCCGCACCAACGTGGGCCAGCTCAACATCTACCCCAATCCCGACCTGGAGCCGGAGGAGAGCTGGAACGCCGAGGCCGGCATCAAGCAGGGCTTCCGCATCGGCGGCTTCACAGGCTATTTCGACGCGGTGTACTTCCAGCAGGAGTACAGCCGCTACATCGAGTTCACCTTCGGGCAGTGGGCCGTGCCCACCTTCACCAACTTCGCCGGACTGGGCTTCAAGTCGGTGAACACCGGCAACGCGCGGGTGAGCGGGGTGGAGCTGGAGCTGGCCGGCAAGGGCAAGGTCGGTGCCGTGGACCTCATGGTGCTGGCCGGCTACACCTGGTCGAAGCCCATCACCACCACTCCGGACGAGGTGTACGCGCAGCCCGTGATCCAGGGCTACCCGCCCTCCACCTACCGCAACACCAGCTATGATGCCAGCGACGACCTGCTGAAGTTCCGCGTGGAGCATCTGTTGCGCGTCGATGTGCAGGCCGAATGGCGGCGGCTCAACGCCGGCTTCAGCGTGCGCTACAACAGCCATGTGCGCAACATCGACAAGGTGTTCGTGGACCTGGACGAGAGCGCCGTGGAGCTCACCGCGCTGCGGACCGGCGTGGGCGAATGGATGGCCACGCGCCGCAGCGGCGACACGGTCCTGGACGCGCGGGTGGGGGTCCGGGTGGGTGCGAACAACCGGGTCTCCATGGTGGTGAACAACCTCACCAACCTCACCTACGCCATCCGTCCCTTGAGCGTGGAGGCACCGCGCAGCTTCCAGCTGCAGTTCAGCCGCAGCATCTAG
- the kdsB gene encoding 3-deoxy-manno-octulosonate cytidylyltransferase — MRILGVIPARYGSSRLPGKVLLDIGGRSMVARVIEQARRSTGLAAVVVATDDERVAGHVRGLNTEVVMTSADHPSGTDRCYEALAKVGRDRYDAVVNIQGDEPFLDPAQLDLVCATLERPGVQVATLAKAVTDDRELDDPGEAHLVVDQDLNALYFSRAAIPFLRDEVSGPRHRAFPFLKHVGVYGYRSEVLERLVALPPSPLERAERLEQLRWLENGFRITVALTDHDSFCVDTETDLAEARRRAAAS, encoded by the coding sequence GTGCGCATCCTGGGCGTCATCCCTGCGCGCTACGGAAGCAGCCGCCTGCCGGGCAAGGTGCTTCTGGACATCGGCGGGCGCAGCATGGTGGCGCGTGTGATCGAACAGGCCCGCCGCTCCACCGGGCTGGCCGCCGTGGTGGTGGCCACCGATGACGAACGGGTGGCCGGGCATGTGCGCGGTCTGAACACCGAGGTCGTGATGACCTCGGCGGACCATCCCAGCGGGACGGACCGGTGTTATGAGGCCTTGGCGAAGGTGGGTCGCGACCGGTACGATGCGGTGGTGAACATCCAGGGCGACGAGCCCTTTCTGGACCCGGCCCAGCTGGACCTGGTGTGCGCCACGCTCGAGCGCCCCGGCGTCCAGGTGGCCACTCTGGCCAAAGCGGTGACCGATGACCGGGAGCTGGACGATCCCGGCGAGGCCCACTTGGTGGTGGACCAGGACCTGAACGCCTTGTACTTCAGCCGGGCGGCCATCCCTTTTCTGCGCGATGAGGTCTCCGGTCCACGGCATCGGGCCTTCCCCTTCCTGAAGCACGTGGGGGTGTACGGATACCGGAGCGAGGTGCTGGAGCGATTGGTGGCGCTGCCGCCGAGCCCCTTGGAACGGGCCGAGCGACTGGAGCAGTTGCGCTGGTTGGAGAACGGGTTCCGCATCACCGTGGCCCTGACGGACCACGACAGCTTCTGCGTGGACACGGAGACCGATCTGGCGGAGGCCAGGCGACGCGCCGCCGCATCGTAA
- a CDS encoding SPOR domain-containing protein, with amino-acid sequence MAIERDIHDLLHHHDCVIVPRFGGFLAHYRPARLDEAHRLVHPPARELSFNRHLVRNDGLLADQLARRTGAGFDAASGRIGEEVDGWRERIARDRRLELPRIGTFFTDAEGNLQFDPDRRVNYLRDAYGLRPVAAVPVPRKQAAPASAVVRPMTRTEVVPEDGRHPMIWAAAAVAGLVFLLGAGYLVRHTWDAPQLSAVLPWGGEPARYVKRAIERPMDTEVDTAFHVPVPDGVGVVPLPLLGEGHGLVPVRLGEAPVAAIDSTHVAVPLVPEARYHVIGGCFSIEDNAGRFIADMAQRGFQARVIDVHGGLYRVAVASYTDRAAAVEAVAELKQGVVEGAWLLVH; translated from the coding sequence ATGGCCATCGAGCGCGACATCCACGACCTGCTGCATCATCACGACTGCGTGATCGTGCCGCGCTTCGGCGGCTTCCTGGCCCATTACCGCCCAGCCCGGTTGGACGAAGCGCACCGCCTGGTGCATCCACCCGCACGGGAGCTCAGCTTCAACCGGCACCTGGTGCGCAACGACGGGCTGCTGGCCGATCAGCTGGCGCGCCGCACCGGAGCGGGTTTCGATGCGGCCTCGGGCCGGATCGGGGAGGAGGTCGATGGCTGGCGGGAGCGGATCGCCCGTGACCGCCGGCTCGAACTGCCGCGCATCGGCACCTTCTTCACCGACGCCGAGGGCAACCTGCAGTTCGATCCCGACCGACGGGTGAACTACCTGCGCGACGCCTACGGTCTGCGGCCGGTGGCGGCCGTTCCCGTGCCGCGCAAGCAGGCCGCACCCGCCAGCGCCGTGGTGCGTCCGATGACCCGTACGGAGGTGGTGCCCGAGGATGGCCGCCACCCGATGATCTGGGCCGCCGCCGCCGTGGCGGGCCTCGTGTTCCTGCTGGGTGCGGGCTACCTGGTGCGCCACACCTGGGATGCGCCGCAGTTGAGCGCCGTGCTGCCCTGGGGCGGTGAACCGGCGCGCTACGTGAAGCGCGCCATCGAGCGGCCTATGGACACCGAGGTCGACACGGCCTTCCACGTCCCGGTGCCCGATGGCGTTGGTGTGGTGCCCCTTCCTCTTCTGGGGGAAGGCCATGGCCTGGTTCCCGTGCGGCTCGGCGAGGCTCCGGTGGCCGCGATCGACTCCACGCACGTGGCCGTGCCCCTGGTGCCGGAAGCGCGCTACCACGTGATCGGCGGCTGCTTCAGCATCGAGGACAATGCGGGCCGCTTCATCGCCGACATGGCGCAACGCGGATTCCAAGCCCGTGTCATCGACGTGCATGGCGGACTGTACCGCGTGGCCGTGGCCAGCTACACCGACCGGGCGGCGGCGGTGGAGGCTGTGGCGGAACTGAAACAAGGGGTGGTGGAGGGCGCCTGGCTGCTCGTGCACTGA
- a CDS encoding acyl-CoA thioesterase produces the protein MNPLGSKPVDESLAETTHFVLPNDTNTLGNLFGGRLLQWLDIACAISAHRHCKRVVVTVAVNHVSFDRPIKLGDLVTIRANVSRAFGTSMEVWADVWVEDQMNGSRIKCNSAIYTFVAVDQAGQPTAVPEAVPGNEEQQKRYDGALRRRQLRLILSGKMKPGDATELKALFE, from the coding sequence ATGAACCCGCTCGGCAGCAAGCCGGTGGACGAGAGCCTGGCCGAGACCACGCACTTCGTCCTGCCCAATGACACGAACACCCTGGGCAACCTCTTTGGCGGGCGCCTGCTGCAATGGCTGGACATCGCCTGCGCCATCAGCGCCCACCGGCATTGCAAGCGCGTGGTGGTCACGGTGGCGGTCAACCATGTGAGCTTCGACCGGCCGATCAAGCTGGGCGACCTGGTGACCATCCGCGCCAATGTGAGCCGGGCCTTCGGCACCAGCATGGAGGTGTGGGCCGATGTGTGGGTGGAGGACCAGATGAACGGATCGAGGATCAAGTGCAACAGCGCCATCTACACCTTCGTGGCGGTGGACCAGGCCGGCCAGCCCACGGCGGTGCCCGAGGCGGTGCCCGGCAACGAGGAGCAGCAGAAGCGGTATGATGGAGCGCTTCGGCGGAGGCAGTTGCGGCTCATCCTCAGTGGCAAGATGAAGCCGGGTGACGCCACCGAGCTGAAGGCGCTCTTCGAGTAA
- a CDS encoding c-type cytochrome, whose translation MENSRSWLTAATFVALVALVAACSNPAPAPEPAPAAPTEPPEAELVERGKYLVEIMGCHDCHSPKLMGPQGPYPDPDRLLSGHPAGTQLPPLPKDNAGWALLSMDLTAAVGPWGTSFAANLTSDDSGIGTWTEEQFKRAITKGLYKGLEGSRPLLPPMPWQNLQNLKEEDIHAIFSYLKSTKPVANVVPPPVPPSAPPAGA comes from the coding sequence ATGGAGAATTCCCGTTCATGGCTGACCGCCGCGACGTTCGTGGCCCTCGTCGCCCTCGTCGCCGCCTGTTCCAACCCCGCACCTGCCCCTGAGCCGGCGCCCGCAGCACCCACAGAGCCCCCGGAGGCCGAGTTGGTCGAGCGAGGCAAGTACCTGGTGGAGATCATGGGTTGCCACGACTGCCATAGCCCGAAGCTCATGGGTCCGCAGGGTCCCTACCCCGACCCCGACCGCCTGCTGAGCGGCCATCCGGCCGGCACGCAGCTGCCCCCGCTGCCGAAGGACAACGCCGGCTGGGCGCTGCTGTCGATGGACCTCACGGCCGCTGTGGGCCCGTGGGGCACCAGCTTCGCCGCCAACCTCACCAGTGACGACAGCGGCATCGGCACCTGGACGGAGGAGCAGTTCAAGCGCGCCATCACCAAGGGCCTGTACAAGGGGCTTGAAGGCTCGCGCCCCCTGCTGCCCCCCATGCCGTGGCAGAACCTGCAGAACCTGAAGGAGGAGGACATCCACGCGATCTTCAGCTACCTGAAGAGCACCAAGCCCGTGGCCAACGTGGTGCCGCCGCCCGTTCCGCCTTCCGCGCCGCCCGCGGGCGCCTGA
- a CDS encoding glycosyltransferase family 9 protein produces MKILVLRFSSIGDIVLTSPVLRCLKQQAPDAEVHVATKSAFADLLRFNPHVDQVHELGDDLGALIRQLKAERFDRVIDLHHNLRTARIKRALGAPARSFNKLNVEKWLLVNLRIDRMPRAHIVDRYLDTVADLGVTNDGRGLELIIPPDREVPPEALPETHRAGYTALAIGAAHATKRLPPHKLIALAKAIEGPIVLIGSAQDNPVARAIGDAIGARVYDATGRYDLLGSASLIRRARTVIAHDSGAMHIACALGRPVVSVWGSTVPAFGMGPYQPVHPQQAHVVEVAGLGCRPCSKLGFGHCPKGHFHCMEKQDVQRIAQLAAS; encoded by the coding sequence ATGAAGATCCTCGTCCTCCGCTTCTCCTCCATCGGCGATATCGTGCTCACCAGCCCGGTGCTGCGCTGCCTGAAGCAGCAGGCACCGGATGCGGAGGTGCACGTGGCCACCAAGAGCGCCTTCGCCGATCTGCTGCGCTTCAACCCGCATGTGGACCAGGTGCACGAACTGGGGGACGACCTCGGCGCACTGATCCGTCAGCTGAAGGCCGAACGCTTCGACCGGGTGATCGACCTGCACCACAACCTGCGCACCGCACGGATCAAGCGGGCCCTGGGCGCGCCGGCCCGCAGCTTCAACAAGCTGAACGTGGAGAAGTGGCTGCTGGTGAACCTGCGCATCGACCGCATGCCCCGCGCGCACATCGTGGACCGCTACCTGGACACGGTGGCCGACCTGGGCGTGACGAACGATGGCCGCGGGCTTGAGCTGATCATCCCCCCGGATCGTGAGGTGCCCCCAGAGGCCCTGCCCGAGACGCATCGCGCCGGCTATACGGCGCTGGCCATCGGCGCGGCACATGCCACCAAACGACTGCCCCCCCACAAGCTCATCGCGCTGGCCAAGGCCATCGAAGGGCCCATCGTGCTCATCGGTTCCGCGCAGGACAACCCGGTGGCCCGGGCCATCGGTGACGCCATCGGTGCCCGGGTTTACGATGCCACGGGCCGCTACGACCTGCTGGGCAGCGCTTCGCTGATCCGCAGGGCGCGCACCGTGATCGCGCACGACAGCGGGGCCATGCACATCGCCTGCGCGCTCGGCAGGCCGGTGGTGAGCGTGTGGGGCAGCACCGTGCCCGCCTTCGGCATGGGACCCTACCAGCCTGTGCATCCGCAGCAGGCCCATGTGGTGGAGGTCGCGGGGCTCGGTTGCCGGCCCTGCAGCAAACTTGGTTTCGGCCACTGCCCCAAGGGCCACTTCCACTGCATGGAGAAGCAGGACGTGCAGCGCATCGCCCAACTGGCCGCCTCGTGA
- a CDS encoding TatD family hydrolase, whose translation MFVDTHAHLYHKQFDGDREAMLARAIAAGVDRFFLPNIDRESIDGMNALAAAHPDHCFPMMGLHPCSVGEHNAEVMAVMERELRTGRYCAVGEIGIDLYWDKTWLVEQREVFRQHIRWAKELHLPIVIHCRNSFAETIAIVEEEKDEHLRGVFHCFGGTVEEGRRILALDGFLLGIGGVITYPKSGLAQVMAELGPDRCVLETDAPYLAPVPHRGKRNESSYIPLVAAELAKATGRTVEEIARITTANAEALFGLNH comes from the coding sequence ATGTTCGTCGACACCCACGCCCACCTTTACCACAAGCAGTTCGACGGTGATCGTGAGGCCATGCTCGCGCGCGCCATCGCCGCCGGTGTGGACAGGTTCTTCCTGCCCAACATCGATCGGGAGAGCATCGATGGCATGAACGCCCTGGCGGCGGCGCATCCCGACCACTGCTTCCCGATGATGGGCCTGCACCCCTGTTCCGTGGGTGAGCACAACGCGGAGGTGATGGCCGTGATGGAGCGCGAGCTGCGCACGGGCCGGTACTGCGCAGTAGGCGAGATCGGCATCGACCTCTACTGGGACAAGACCTGGCTTGTGGAGCAGCGGGAGGTGTTCCGCCAGCACATCCGGTGGGCGAAGGAGCTGCACCTGCCCATCGTGATCCACTGCCGCAACAGCTTCGCCGAGACCATCGCCATCGTGGAGGAGGAGAAGGATGAGCACCTGCGCGGCGTGTTCCACTGCTTCGGGGGCACGGTGGAGGAGGGGCGCAGGATCCTCGCACTGGACGGGTTCCTCTTGGGCATCGGCGGGGTGATCACCTACCCGAAGAGCGGCCTCGCCCAGGTGATGGCCGAGCTGGGTCCGGACCGCTGTGTCCTCGAGACCGACGCGCCCTACCTCGCGCCCGTGCCGCACCGCGGCAAGCGCAACGAGAGCAGCTACATCCCGCTGGTGGCCGCCGAGCTGGCGAAGGCCACGGGCCGCACCGTGGAGGAGATCGCACGCATCACCACGGCCAATGCGGAGGCCTTGTTCGGGTTGAACCACTGA
- a CDS encoding type I asparaginase, translating into MTQRSVLIIYTGGTIGMWADPRTGALRPMDLEHLEEQVPELERVGVKLGSVAFEKPIDSSDMRPADWVRVATIIGTHYDSYDGFVVLHGSDTMAYTASALSFLLEGLAKPVVLTGSQLPIGTIRTDAKENLITAIEIAAATGNDRPIVPEVAVYFEYSLYRGNRTVKVHAERFEAFRSPNYPRLAEAGVHIRYDRNAVLPLRTGPLKVHTTVDDRVGVLRLFPGIRPDWVRHALATPDLRAVVLTTFGSGNGPTDEAFLDALRDATERGVLLVNATQCVGGRVEQGRYQTSRAFVDMGMLSAHDMTVEAAVTKLMFLLGQGLSDDLVRERFQRPLCGEVSVG; encoded by the coding sequence ATGACCCAGCGTTCCGTCCTGATCATCTACACCGGAGGCACCATCGGCATGTGGGCCGACCCGCGCACGGGCGCTCTGCGCCCCATGGACCTGGAGCACCTGGAGGAGCAGGTGCCCGAGCTGGAGCGCGTGGGCGTGAAGCTCGGTTCCGTGGCCTTCGAGAAGCCCATCGACAGCAGCGACATGCGCCCGGCCGACTGGGTGCGTGTGGCGACGATCATCGGTACGCACTACGACAGCTACGACGGCTTCGTGGTGCTGCACGGCAGCGACACCATGGCCTACACGGCCAGTGCGCTCAGCTTCCTGCTCGAAGGCCTGGCCAAGCCGGTGGTGCTCACCGGCTCGCAGCTGCCCATCGGCACCATCCGCACCGATGCGAAGGAGAACCTGATCACCGCCATCGAGATCGCCGCGGCCACCGGGAACGACCGGCCCATCGTGCCCGAAGTGGCGGTGTACTTCGAATACAGCCTGTACCGCGGCAACCGCACCGTGAAGGTGCATGCCGAGCGGTTCGAGGCCTTCCGCAGCCCCAACTACCCACGCCTGGCCGAGGCGGGCGTGCACATCCGCTACGATCGCAACGCCGTGCTGCCCCTGCGGACCGGTCCGCTGAAGGTGCACACCACGGTGGACGATCGCGTGGGCGTGCTGCGGCTCTTCCCCGGCATCCGTCCGGACTGGGTGCGCCATGCCCTCGCCACGCCTGACCTGCGCGCCGTGGTGCTCACCACCTTCGGCAGCGGCAACGGCCCCACCGACGAGGCCTTCCTCGATGCCCTGCGCGATGCCACGGAGCGGGGTGTGCTGCTGGTGAACGCCACCCAATGCGTGGGCGGCCGGGTGGAGCAGGGCCGCTACCAGACCAGCCGGGCCTTTGTGGACATGGGCATGCTCAGCGCCCATGACATGACGGTGGAGGCGGCCGTCACCAAGCTCATGTTCCTGCTGGGCCAGGGCCTCAGCGACGACCTGGTGCGCGAACGGTTCCAGCGCCCGCTGTGCGGGGAGGTGAGCGTGGGGTAG
- the dusB gene encoding tRNA dihydrouridine synthase DusB, producing MPRIGSIELPEFPLLLAPMEDVSDPPFRALCKQHGADLMYTEFISSEGLIRKAAKGLKKLDIFEAERPIGIQLFGGSEDAMEEAARIAEAAGPDLIDINYGCPVHKVVSKGAGACLLLDVDKMVRLTEKVVKAVKLPVTVKTRLGWDDKSRNILEVAERLQDVGIAALSIHGRTRAQLYKGPADWTLIGEVKNNPRMHIPIFGNGDVDTPEKAVENRARYGVDGVMIGRASIGHPWIFNEIKHYMATGTHRTPPTVADRVEAARQHLRSSLAWKGPWEGVVEMRRHYGNYLKGLPNVKEVRLRLCTERDPAIIEAILDEVKATYALAAVA from the coding sequence ATGCCCCGCATCGGCTCCATCGAGCTGCCGGAGTTCCCGTTGTTGCTGGCCCCCATGGAGGACGTCAGCGACCCGCCCTTCCGTGCGCTGTGCAAGCAGCACGGGGCCGACCTGATGTACACCGAGTTCATCAGCAGCGAGGGCCTCATCCGCAAAGCCGCCAAGGGGCTGAAGAAGCTCGACATCTTCGAGGCCGAGCGCCCCATCGGCATCCAGCTGTTCGGGGGCAGCGAGGACGCCATGGAGGAGGCCGCGCGCATTGCCGAGGCCGCCGGTCCCGACCTGATCGACATCAACTATGGCTGCCCCGTGCACAAGGTGGTGAGCAAGGGCGCCGGCGCCTGCCTGCTGCTCGATGTGGATAAAATGGTGCGCCTCACCGAGAAGGTGGTGAAGGCCGTGAAGCTGCCCGTGACCGTGAAGACGCGCCTGGGCTGGGACGACAAGAGCAGGAACATCCTCGAGGTGGCCGAACGCCTGCAGGATGTGGGCATCGCCGCGCTCAGCATCCACGGCCGCACGCGCGCCCAGCTGTACAAGGGCCCGGCCGACTGGACGCTCATCGGTGAAGTGAAGAACAACCCGCGCATGCACATCCCCATCTTCGGCAACGGCGATGTGGACACACCGGAGAAGGCCGTGGAGAACCGCGCCCGCTACGGTGTGGACGGTGTGATGATCGGCCGCGCGAGCATCGGCCACCCGTGGATCTTCAACGAGATCAAGCACTACATGGCCACAGGCACGCACCGCACCCCGCCCACCGTGGCCGACCGTGTGGAGGCCGCACGCCAGCACCTGCGCAGTTCACTGGCCTGGAAGGGCCCATGGGAGGGCGTGGTGGAGATGCGGCGCCACTATGGCAACTACCTGAAGGGTCTGCCCAACGTGAAGGAGGTGCGCCTGCGCCTGTGCACCGAGCGCGATCCCGCCATCATCGAGGCCATCCTGGACGAGGTGAAGGCGACCTACGCTCTGGCGGCGGTGGCGTAG
- a CDS encoding ABC transporter permease, with protein sequence MNLPLLFARRYLLASRKAAGRRTNAINLITWISIVVVAVVTGAMVVVLSTLNGINQLVDSIYSPFDQDLTITPARGKTLWRDSLDVEALRTAAGAERASWVIEENVLLQCNGQQAVATLKAVEPQYLAMSGMERHLFSGEPVLEGVQGPSALLGLGLKMDLGVPLDDGILTPLRISAPVRGRKLSTYQRRAFEQADVAVSGTFSINMEFDTRYVLLPLDLGATLLHYEREASAMELQLPDGADTDRAADALRHALGDRYVVRTRNQKNALMYSTNASEKWFTFVVLSFIGLIGAFNIIASLTMMMIDKQGDMRTLMALGADDRLVRRVFLIEGLLIVGVGAVAGLALGLGLCWAQQRFGLLTLSGSVVDSYPVQVLPGDLLLVIGAVSVIGLLTTWLPLRALSRRFLYATAARA encoded by the coding sequence GTGAACCTGCCCCTCCTTTTCGCCCGTCGGTATCTGCTGGCCTCCCGCAAGGCGGCCGGGCGGCGCACCAACGCGATCAATCTGATCACCTGGATCAGCATCGTGGTGGTGGCGGTGGTCACCGGGGCCATGGTGGTGGTGCTCAGCACACTGAACGGCATCAACCAGCTCGTGGACTCCATCTACAGCCCCTTCGACCAGGACCTCACCATCACGCCGGCCCGTGGGAAGACGCTGTGGCGCGACAGCCTGGACGTGGAGGCGCTGCGCACGGCCGCAGGGGCCGAACGGGCCAGCTGGGTGATCGAGGAGAACGTGCTGCTGCAGTGCAACGGCCAGCAGGCGGTGGCCACCCTGAAGGCCGTGGAACCGCAGTACCTGGCCATGAGCGGCATGGAACGCCACCTGTTCAGCGGCGAACCCGTGCTGGAAGGGGTGCAGGGACCTTCGGCGCTGCTGGGGCTCGGCCTGAAGATGGACCTCGGTGTGCCCCTGGACGACGGCATCCTGACACCGCTGCGCATCAGCGCCCCGGTGCGCGGTCGCAAGCTCAGCACCTACCAGCGGCGCGCCTTCGAACAGGCCGATGTGGCCGTGAGCGGCACCTTCAGCATCAACATGGAGTTCGACACGCGCTACGTGCTGCTGCCCCTTGACCTCGGCGCCACCCTGCTCCACTACGAACGGGAGGCCAGCGCGATGGAACTGCAACTGCCCGATGGGGCGGACACCGATCGTGCGGCCGACGCGCTGCGCCACGCGCTGGGCGACCGGTATGTGGTGCGCACCCGGAACCAGAAGAACGCGCTGATGTACAGCACCAACGCCAGCGAGAAGTGGTTCACCTTCGTGGTGCTGAGCTTCATCGGCCTCATCGGCGCGTTCAACATCATCGCCTCGCTGACGATGATGATGATCGACAAGCAGGGCGACATGCGGACCCTGATGGCCCTGGGCGCGGATGACCGGCTGGTGCGGCGCGTGTTCCTGATCGAAGGCCTGCTGATCGTGGGCGTCGGCGCCGTGGCGGGACTTGCACTGGGGTTGGGGCTCTGCTGGGCCCAGCAACGGTTCGGGCTGCTCACCCTCAGCGGCTCGGTGGTGGACAGCTATCCGGTGCAGGTGCTGCCAGGGGACCTGCTGCTCGTGATCGGTGCCGTGTCCGTGATCGGACTGTTGACCACCTGGCTGCCGCTGCGCGCGCTGAGCCGCCGCTTCCTCTACGCCACCGCCGCCAGAGCGTAG